The nucleotide window GGACGTCGTCACGACGGTCGAATCGGGCTCAGTGACGCGAGAGATCGAGTCGGCCGCAGACGCAGACGGTGTCGATCTCGTCGTCATGGGGACCCACGGGCGGGTCGGTCTCGATCAGCGACTGCTCGGCTCGACGACCGAACGGGTGATTCGGACGGCCCCGACGCCCGTGTTGACGACGACCGCACCTGCCGTCGACGACGAGTGAGACGGACAGTAGACCGTCACTGTCTCCGATCGCGGGGCCGCTTCCGCTGGCGATTTATACGATGGGTTCGAACGGTGACAGATAGATGTCCCTCCTCGAGAATCTCGTCTTAGTGTTCGTCGCCGGGTTCATCACGGCGCTGGCGACCGGGATCGGTGCGCTGCCGTTTTTCTTTTTCGACGCGATCAACGACCGAACCAACGTCGTGCTCTGGGGGCTCTCGTCTGGGATCATGGTCTCCGCGTCGGTGTTCGGCCTCATCGAGGAGGGGTTGGCCGAAGGGACGATGGGCCAGATCGCCGTCGGGATGGCCGCCGGCATCCTCCTCGTCGTCGTCGCCCACGACGTTCTCACGGACGCCGAGATCGATCCGCGCGACTACGAGGAAGCAGACTTCAAGAAACTCGTGCTCATCTTGGGCATTTTGACCGTCCACAGCTTTCCCGAAGGGATCGCCGTCGGCGTCTCGTTTGCGGATCTCGGCCTCGAGGGCGGCGTGGCGTTTCTTGGCTTTACCGTCCCGCTGCTTGCGATCTTCATGACGGTCGCGATCTCGATTCACAACATTCCCGAAGGCACCGCGATCTCGATTCCGCTGCGATCGATGGGCGTCTCCGAGTGGAAAATGGTCTGGTGGGCGGTCTTCTCGAGTCTGCCACAGCCACTCGGCGCGGTCATCGCCTTCGCCTTCGTCAGCGTCGCACGGGAGTTCCTGCCCTACGGCTTTGGCTTCGCCGCGGGGGCGATGATCTACCTCGTGCTCACCGAGTTCATCCCGGAGGCGCTCGATCTCGGCGAGGGGTTACCGAAGGGCGGGAAGCCGGAACTCGTGGGCGGCATCGTCCTCGGCGTGGCGATCATGGTGCCGCTGGCGTTCATCTGACCGCGATCACAACAACTCCACGGCGTACATCGAACCGTAGCCAAGCCCGAGTGCCAATACGAGCGAGCCAGCCCAGGCGGCGACCGTCAGTCCGAGTTTCCGGGGGCTGACACCGCTTCCGCCGCCGACCGCGAGGCCGCTGCCGATGATCGCGCTGACGATAATCTCGTTGAACGATACCGGCACACCGAGTAAGACCGCGGTCTGGGCGATCAGAAACGAAGGGACGAGCGTCGCGATCGATCGGCGCGGCCCCAGCGAGGCGTACTCCTGGGATAACGACTTGATCATCCGCGGCGCGCCGGTCCACGAGCCGACGAGAATTCCGACGCCGCCCCCGAGCAGGATCGCGATCGGCGAGACCATCGATAGCTCGTCGAGCAGCGGGAGCAGCGGGCCGACGGCCAATCCGACCTGACTCGCCCCCGCGGAAAACGCGACGAATCCGCCGAGTGTGAGCAGGAACCGACGCAGCCCGCCCGACTTATCCCGGGCGACGTCCCAGTGGACGCCGAGCGCCGCCAGCAGCGCAACAGCGAACGAGACCACCGCGCCGGCGACGGTGCCGTCGATCGGTA belongs to Natronorubrum aibiense and includes:
- a CDS encoding ZIP family metal transporter, which translates into the protein MSLLENLVLVFVAGFITALATGIGALPFFFFDAINDRTNVVLWGLSSGIMVSASVFGLIEEGLAEGTMGQIAVGMAAGILLVVVAHDVLTDAEIDPRDYEEADFKKLVLILGILTVHSFPEGIAVGVSFADLGLEGGVAFLGFTVPLLAIFMTVAISIHNIPEGTAISIPLRSMGVSEWKMVWWAVFSSLPQPLGAVIAFAFVSVAREFLPYGFGFAAGAMIYLVLTEFIPEALDLGEGLPKGGKPELVGGIVLGVAIMVPLAFI